The genomic window tttcttgTGTGATgttcttaaaaataataaaaatagaacaGTGGTGGTCAGCAAACACTTGCCACCGTTTAAAATTCATTTGTATATTCCTGATCCAGTgtatatagtaaaaaataatagatcAGTGGTGGTCAGCAAACACTTGCcacgttttttattttttgaaaaatcaggAATATACAAATGTACTTTTAGAGAAATAAAATAGACACATTTACATTATCCATAAATAATATACTAAACATGATCAATTTTTGTTTAGGCACAAACCcagataaaatatatttgggcacacaaacacaaatcaaaaaatttaaaagaaaataaaatagtcacatcaattaatattattttagttcttttcttttaattatttttatgattttgtgaGTGTGCCTAACACATGTCATCTATGTTTGTGCCTATTGAACATAATATTAGAAGAGTTGACCAGATGACGCATTCTTCTAAATAAAGAATGTGGTTCAATTAgataaaattatcatatttcacATTACAAACTTGAGAATTAGTCTAATAGAGGATCCAAAGAGCCTGAGTTGCCGCGTGTGGTGACACATTAGGAGACCAAGAAAGATAGGATACTTCTATTGTTTAGTTTCATAATCATAGTGATCCTCGTCTCAACCTGCCGCTAAATACCTTCGAGATGATTCATCTTCTTGATGCATATAATGCtgagaattttaaaaataaaaaacacacttTTTCTATTCGGATCATTGGTCATTTGGGGCATTATtagaaacaaaattatttttatttattaaaataaacagTATTTTGGATAgttgatgttatttttttgggttagtataaagaaaaattattttgaggGTACGAGTATCAATAGGATGTATAAAGTTAAATTTTCTTATGATTAAAATCCCAAACCCAACCCACTTAATTTTCTACAGGcccataataaaataaattaaacataagcacgttttaaaaattaaaaattaatataaccCTAAAACAACACTCAAATAAAAAAGTTCAGCGCTGCCGCCTTTTCCCTTTCATCAAAAACAAAGTCGCCGGAAAACACCGCCGGAGTTTGTTTTCTGTTACAAAAGATGAGACTGTTAACACACAACATGCTATCATCAAACATAAGAGGCGTAGTGAACGGTTTTCCATTGAAAATCGAAGCAGTGAAAGTGGTTGAAAAAAGTGTTGATATGAATACTGATTTTCTCAAGAACATGTTTGAGAAAATTGAATGGAAAGCTTTTGTTGAAGCTTCAGTATCTATGGGATATACTGAATTACCTGAAGAAGCTGATTCTTCTATGTTGGATTCAGATGAGTTTTTGAGTAGGTTTCATCATGCATTGTTGGAACTTCATCTTGAAGAAGGTGTTCTTGTTTGTCCTGAAACTGGTAGAAGATTTCCTGTTAGTAAGGGTATTCCAAATATGCTTCTTCATGAAGATGAGGTTTgagttttgtttattattagATTGTTATGAAATTCACTTGTTTTGTAGTTAGTTATTAGTTAAAAGTGATGTTAATGGAATTAATTTGATTGGAATTAGAATTTATATGAAACTCTGTTTACTATTTGATTACTTATGTTGTATTCTCTGGTTGCTTGGTCTGGCTTTTGTTTGATTAATTCACCGACTCCGACTCCGATGCAGCTTGTTAAATAGCGGCTATAGTGAagcgaaatttgaacaaattgttattattatgtgATGATAGCTTTATTAATACAAAGTAACAAACCAAATAATTGGGATGAAGTTTGTAATGAGCTTCCCTATGACTAATTATCAATACTTACCTCGTGGTCGAACCCTTGATTATTGGGTCCCCTTCCCTGAGAACCAGACGGTTaacaccaaaaaacaaaaaactatgTTCCATATTCCATGATTGAAAACACTAACTCGTTATTTGTTATGGCTATTGTTTGATAATTTTCCCTATTTCCAACTCAATGTTGTTAACTATCCACTATAGAAGCGTCATAACAcgtccccgtgagcttaactcagttgatagggacatcGCAGTACATGTGCAGGAGCAGGggtttattcacctttaaggtggaatttctagccactaggttacttgaccaaaaaaaaaagaggtgtCATAGCATAGTGTAAATTGAATAAATTGCTAATGTTCTACATTATACTATTTAGTATAAAATGTTGTCAAATTGCAGCAATAACGGTACAACACTATTGTGTAgttgaatttgaacaaattgctatTTTTTGGAATCTGCAATTGACATTAAAGAACTGCATCTATGGCTTTGTTTTACATAGGTAACCTTTAACATGTCATATGCCCAGAATTATTTCTCAAATTTAGAAAGGATCATTAGTCATAAGTAGTCAATATATGTTTCtcctagattaaaaatcatctAGCATGTAAGAGAATGAAACTTTGTTTTGATCCTTCAGCTTATATTGAAATTTTATGTGTAAAAATGTTTTAGACCAGAATTCATTTAACTAGTTGTCtaatcaaagaaagaaaaacaatgtcTTTTTTTGCTGTGAAAAGAGAGACCATTAGAAAAGTCAAGAACTGTATAATGTTTTTGACAAAATGGATAGACATGCCAACAAATATGTTTAGTTCTTATATCAAGCATAGTTTTAGATATGTAGAGGATGAGGATGGACTTGGTCATATACTTAGAGGGAGATAGGACCGGGAAGATAGTAACACATAGAGCCACTTCCTCGCCCATGATCTCAACTACCTAGCCCACTACTCCCATAGTATTCTTCTATATATATGCCAAACATCCATAAGCAAATGACGTTCCTTCTTTCACCAAATATATAGAAATACCAATATCATTGCCTAGCACCAGATTAGCCTGATAATCACATTCTGCATACCCCCTCAAATCCTTGCAGGAACAGTAGGCAATTGGAATGTTTTCTTGGTGGCTAAGCCAAGAACTCTCTTGGGCATTGGGGAAGTATGGATTTTTAAGTGGTGTAGTATGGAGTTGAAGAAGA from Trifolium pratense cultivar HEN17-A07 linkage group LG1, ARS_RC_1.1, whole genome shotgun sequence includes these protein-coding regions:
- the LOC123885591 gene encoding multifunctional methyltransferase subunit TRM112 homolog A-like — translated: MRLLTHNMLSSNIRGVVNGFPLKIEAVKVVEKSVDMNTDFLKNMFEKIEWKAFVEASVSMGYTELPEEADSSMLDSDEFLSRFHHALLELHLEEGVLVCPETGRRFPVSKGIPNMLLHEDEV